The following DNA comes from Triticum aestivum cultivar Chinese Spring chromosome 3D, IWGSC CS RefSeq v2.1, whole genome shotgun sequence.
tgcccgcgccgccgccggctacCCCGCCGCCCGCTAGCCCCCCTCCCGCCCCCAGGCCCTCCCCCGTACCCCCGTgtcgcctccccgagcgaggcgacCTGGGGCCCCTTCCCGGCTCCTCCCAGCACTCCCCTGCTGCTCCTCCCTCCTCCCGTCGCCGCTAGCGCGCGCCGCCGGGCCTTGCCCGCGTGGTGCCGCCGGCGGGTCTGCCTGTCCCCGCGTGCGNNNNNNNNNNNNNNNNNNNNNNNNNNNNNNNNNNNNNNNNNNNNNNNNNNNNNNNNNNNNNNNNNNNNNNNNNNNNNNNNNNNNNNNNNNNNNNNNNNNNNNNNNNNNNNNNNNNNNNNNNNNNNNNNNNNNNNNNNNNNNNNNNNNNNNNNNNNNNNNNNNNNNNNNNNNNNNNNNNNNNNNNNNNNNNNNNNNNNNNNNNNNNNNNNNNNNNNNNNNNNNNNNNNNNNNNNNNNNNNNNNNNNNNNNNNNNNNNNNNNNNNNNNNNNNNNNNNNNNNNNNNNNNNNCTTCCGATGGTGCGACTTGGCGGCGTTCCCGCGGGTCGCGGGCGTTCCTGATGCGGCAGCGCTGCTGTTGGCCGCGGGGCACGTGGTGGTGCGGCTGGCCGCCGGCTTCTGCTCTGCCCGGATCTGGGCCCCTCTGGGCCTCATCTGGGTTGGGGTGGGCTGGTGCTCCGGCGTGCGGCGGCGCAGCTCCCTGGTGGAGATGGCGCGGCGTCGGGGGTTGCGGGCGGTGGCGGCCTCGTCGGCCGATGTGCTGCAGTGTGGCGGCAGGGGTTGTCCGGATCCTTTGAGGTCCGGCCGGGCCTATGCGGGCCTGGTAAGCTCCTGTCGTCCCGTCCGGTCGGCTCCGCGATAGCGGTGGTGGTAGTCCCCATCCGTCGGCTGAGTGGCAGATGCCCCCGAGCCCGTTGGCTCTTCGTCCCTCCCCCTGGTCTCGTGCCGGTGGCTCAGAGAGACGGTGATGATGGTTCGATGACCGTGGTGGCACATGTTGGTGGGCGGCAGTTCTGGTGGTGCACTTTAGAGCGTCGGGGGTGGTGGTGGTCGTTTGGGTGGGAGAAATCCCTGGTGGCTCGTCCGTCATCGACGCGGTGACGCCTGCGGGCGCCGCCATACCTTTCTGAAGGGCGTCGGATATACCCCTTCTCCACTGCCCTCTGCGTACCGGGGGGAACCCTTGGACTTGTCCGGGCAGCAGTGGCGTCGTtgtcgcattccttcttgaaggtgctgCCCGGTACGCGACGCCTCAGAGTGCTAGAAGCGCGGTGGTACTTCTCCGGAGGGTGCAGCGGTTGCCGGCCATCTTTGTTTTGTCGATCTGCCGTTGCCGTCGTTGGCATTtatttctctttctttctctctcctttttttgGGCTGGTTTGTGCTGCGGCCCCAGCAAGCTTGTTGTATCAGATGATTGCTTTATAAtctataaagcgggggaaaccttTTTTCTTACCCAACAACGGATGTTTGGGCTGTCCATTTTGAGGGATTGCGTAGGAGATGCCCTAACTATTATTTCTATTTATTCATCTAGACACAACCTCTGAATTTTCTCGATTTTTTTTGTATGTACTGGAAAGTTATGCGTCATTTCCTTTGTAGACGCTGAACTCTCCAGCGTTGGAGACCAAAAACGCGACAGTGACAAACGCTTGACGCGAGCTCCCACCTACTCGCCGCCACCGTCCCCGGCGACGTCGGCGCCGCCGCGGAACCCTCCCGCGCCTTTTCGGTAAGCTCCGCCCCTCCCTCCCGGACAAGCGCGCTCGTCCGTCACCCGCCCTGGAGCCACCCTAGCCCTCTCGCGCGAGCTGTACTCGCCGGAGATTTGGGGGGCGATTTTCAGTTACGTGTTCTTTCGATTTCACTTTGGATGCTGGCGCGGCCTCTGTGAGCAGCGGGAACTAAGCTAGGCTGTTGTGTTTGGGCACCCATGGTTTAGCTTAATTAGCAGTGGGAGTGAAGTGGGGGAAAAAGTTTAGCTAGGGTTTGCAGCAGCGGGGAACTTGAGACGAACGGCGCCTACGCGATTGGGACCAAGAATACTAGTTAATGGTGACTCCTCTAGTTAGCTTGGCACCTGGATTGGGCGCATGAACTTTCCCCCCTATTTTTGCCCAATTTGGTACTCCATGATTTGCCCACATGCTAGTCACGCATCACATTTCTTGGTTTATAACGTTTGTATTGTAAATTTGGGCACCCTTTGAAATGGGTGCATTAATGTTTGCAGGGGCAATGGACAAATTTGTGCGAATTTACAGTGGTGGGGAGCTGGTGAAGGGTCCAAATGGGGTGGAATTCGGGGACCTCTCGGAGCAGGGTATATGGTTCAAGGCAGCACCCACATACAGTGAGCTGATCGACGCCGTGTACAAGAAGCTCGGGCTGGAACCAGCGACACACAATGTCCGCGCACAGGGAAGGACGAATGTTGGCGGCGGCGCTCATCGGCACTTCATCTTGGTGCCTATCGATGACGATATGTCCTGGAGTAACTATGTCAAAGCAGTTTTCAATGGCACCGACTGGAATTGCCTGGAGGTTTATGTTCAGACAGAGGAGCGTCCATCTGCAGAGCCGGTTTCCCCAGAGCCTGCATTGCTGGACAGTGAACCACTGGATGCGCAGCATCAGAATACCCCACCGCGAGATCCAGAACTGGGCGCTTCTCTTTTTGCTCCTTCGATGGTGACCGCCAATGCACCAACCGTTCATCCTCAACATGCTCGGCTACGAAGAATAAGGAGCGCCAGAGCCCGTGCTGGCATTCGTGGGCAGGTTGCAGGTGAAGAGGTTCAGTCTGGTCAATACCAGTGTGGAGCTTCAGGGACAGTTGATACAACTAGCTGTCTTTTAATTGGGCTGTATGACGAGGTTCATCGTGCTCGTGCTTTAGCAGCAGGCCAGGTACATCAATGACAACCTGTATCAGTATCATTATATGCAAACAAAATGTGGTATAGTGATAGAGGACTGATTCTTGTTTCCTTGATTTGGCACAGCATCTAACTGAGCTCAATCCTCGTAACCGTGAGCCTCTCCGGTTTGACAAGCGGTATGAACGTTACCTTAGGCCAGCTGGGTTGATGGGGTTGGCGAACATTTGCAGGGCTGGACTGCCCTCCATTGATCGTGCACTCGTCTCTGCACTAGTTGATCGATGGAGACCTGAGACACACACTTTTCACATGCCTTGTGGTGAGATTACAATCACACTACAGGATGTTGCGATGATTCTTGGGCTACCTATCTCTGGCCATGCTGTCATTGTAAACAAAACAGAGTCCTACATTGAATTGTACCAGCGTTACCTTGGGAAGGCACCTCCTTCAGATAAGTCCCGTCCTGGGTTGAGGGTTGCATGGGTCAGAGCTGAGTTTAATAAGTGCCCTGAAGATGCCGACGAGGAGACCGTAAAGCAGCATGCTAGGGCATACATCCTTAGCCTGGTTGGTGGTCTATTGTTTCCTGATGCCTCTGGTGATAGGTACACCGTCTATCCCTTTCCGCTGATAGCTGATCTTGAGAACATTGGTTCATACAGTTGGGGTTCTGCTACTCTGGCATATCTCTACAGGGCAATGTGTGATGCTTGCAGGAGGCAATCAGATCAAAGTAATCTAACTGGTTGCCTTCTGCTCCTTCAGTTCTGGTCATGGGAGCGCTTCCCAATCGGCAGGCCAGATATGCTAAAGCCGAAATTCCCAAACGTGGATGAGCTAGAGGATGACAGGGATAGACCCACAGTTGGTCTCAGATGGGTTGTGGGGGCGTGCACGTATCGGTCAGCTCCAGCACGTTGCTATGAGCACTTTACAAATGAGTTCGACTTATTAACAGATGACCAGGTTGTTTGGAGCCCATATAGGGACGACCGTGTGAAGACACTACATCTTGCACCTATATGTACCCAGGACTCTCATTTGTGGCTAACTCAAGCACCTCTAGTTTTTTTCTTTATGGTGGAGGTTTACACACCGGAGAGAGTGATGCGTCAATTTGGTCTCCATCAGGAATGCCCGCCACCATTTCGGGACACCAGCGTGGAACTCCATTGGTATGTCCAAAGATATGTCTGTTGTCTGTGCATGGTTGTTTTCAATTCGAGGAAGTTGGAAATTATGTACCAGTAGCCACCCATGAGGTTTTCTGATGATTTTGCAGGTGTTGCCGTGGAAAGGTCCGTAGTGATTGGGCAGATAAGCATAAGTCTTTTGTGGATATGTGGGAAGTAAAGGAGCAGCATGTTATCATGGAAGAACGACCATACGATCATGCCAACTACATGGATTATTTGCGGTGGTACAGACGGTTGACACGTATCCGCCTCTGCACACCGAGAATAAGTAATGGCCACCAGGATGGGGCATCCGTGCGAACTGCAACAGCTGATGATGAAGATTCTTTGCGTGCTTCAAAGCTTCGGTACACCCCCAGAGCTCATCTGATCCACTCAGTGGTAAGATATTCTCCTTGTAAGATGTATTTAATTTTCTCATGACGACACACACTATTATCAAGCGCAGAGATTCAGATCATCTTCTTCTGCATACACATGAATATTTCTGACACCTCCTTGTTTCATCCCAGACTGACAAACTCACTATTCTGGCGAAGGAGGCAGCTTCACAAAAGGGCTGCTCCAGAGGCGAATGTAGCGCTTTCATTGAGCGAGTCACtagaacgtgtgtagaacttgttGGGGAACTTGGCGGGTCATCACTTTGCGACATTGCTGCTGCGGTTCCGGATTCAACAACTATTGCAGCTGAACAGGGGTCCGAGGGCCAGAGGGACACAGAGGATGAGTTAAATAACTCCATGGTGCCTGATCAGGAGAATGAGTCGGGCCCTGTTCGTGAGAAGCGGACTCGATTCCAGGTTGATCATACACAAGTGAACAGCAGGGTCCATTCAAGGTCACCAAGCAAGAGGAGGGGTGGACCAGCTCCAAGATGAAACCTGCTTGGTGAGTGATTCAGAATTACAGTTTTGCCGCTCTTGTTGGACAGCCGTGACATACTTCATTCTATTTTATCATGCTCTCTTTGGTTTGCCTCTGCTTTAGTTGAACCATCGGGCAAATGATTCTTGGACCATTATTTCTGTGCTTACTGCTTTTGTTTCAAAATTACAGGGCTTGTGTGTTTCAGTCATATGAGGCTGTGGGCTGAAGAAAGGCCATGATGGTTAGCGTGTCCAGAAGTTCATGCCTCTGACAAATTTAACATTGGCTGCGATAGAAGCGATGGAGATCGCAAATCTGCAGTCAGAGGAGTATGGTTctcgttttctattttttcttgtaGGCAGTCGTAGCATGGATGATGGATCCCGTGTTTATATGTCCATGGTctgcaatgaactccttcattggCATTGGCACAGCCATATAGTGAACTATTGCTCATTCATCCCATTTGTGGGACTGAAACTTGAAGTGAACTCATTGTACCTGACTGGTGGTTACTCCCAGGCTTTGTTGTCCCTGATGCTCCCGGGAGCGCATGTTGCAGAGATTGACAGAGCAATCGTCTCAGACGACATATG
Coding sequences within:
- the LOC123077309 gene encoding serine/threonine-protein phosphatase 7 long form homolog, with translation MDKFVRIYSGGELVKGPNGVEFGDLSEQGIWFKAAPTYSELIDAVYKKLGLEPATHNVRAQGRTNVGGGAHRHFILVPIDDDMSWSNYVKAVFNGTDWNCLEVYVQTEERPSAEPVSPEPALLDSEPLDAQHQNTPPRDPELGASLFAPSMVTANAPTVHPQHARLRRIRSARARAGIRGQVAGEEVQSGQYQCGASGTVDTTSCLLIGLYDEVHRARALAAGQHLTELNPRNREPLRFDKRYERYLRPAGLMGLANICRAGLPSIDRALVSALVDRWRPETHTFHMPCGEITITLQDVAMILGLPISGHAVIVNKTESYIELYQRYLGKAPPSDKSRPGLRVAWVRAEFNKCPEDADEETVKQHARAYILSLVGGLLFPDASGDRYTVYPFPLIADLENIGSYSWGSATLAYLYRAMCDACRRQSDQSNLTGCLLLLQFWSWERFPIGRPDMLKPKFPNVDELEDDRDRPTVGLRWVVGACTYRSAPARCYEHFTNEFDLLTDDQVVWSPYRDDRVKTLHLAPICTQDSHLWLTQAPLVFFFMVEVYTPERVMRQFGLHQECPPPFRDTSVELHWCCRGKVRSDWADKHKSFVDMWEVKEQHVIMEERPYDHANYMDYLRWYRRLTRIRLCTPRISNGHQDGASVRTATADDEDSLRASKLRYTPRAHLIHSVTDKLTILAKEAASQKGCSRGECSAFIERVTRTCVELVGELGGSSLCDIAAAVPDSTTIAAEQGSEGQRDTEDELNNSMVPDQENESGPVREKRTRFQVDHTQVNSRVHSRSPSKRRGGPAPR